Sequence from the Aspergillus nidulans FGSC A4 chromosome III genome:
GATTATTTTGACAGAGCTAGGAGCAAGCTTACGCCTTGTAGCCTCTCATCTGGTTGATCCGCTCGTCGGCCATTTTGTAATGTACTAAAAAGTGGTGCTAAATATAGAGATGGTTTGGTATTTGGTACTGTATAAATTGAGTGTATGGCGTTGCATATATTATCTATTTTTCCATTAAGGACGGCGGTTATATACAATTGACCTTGCCGGTTACTGTACGCTTGAGGCTTCTACGTCGTCATGCAGTCAGTTTCACGTCAGTTCCATACTTTTATTGTGGACTGCAAACACCTCGAACTCCCAGCGCTGTCCCTAGTGCGGCGTACTGTCAAGGGTTTAGAGTGGCACCACGCAATGCTGCGTGACGTCATCCCCGCATCATCTCCGCACCGAGAACATCGCTCACGTTGACAGGTCAGGACAAGAATATTCTAGGTTGACAGGATAACGGGCATGATAACAGATACGATAATGGTGAAGAATAATCTGAGTCCCTGACATCAATCAGTCTGCTTTCCACGTAACATTATTATATGACCTGGCAACAACCGGCGTAAGGAGATCttccagaaccagccaaCCTGACAAAGTGACACTCATAACCTCTGAAGACGACAGTTCAAATCACAAATTCAAATCATAGCTTAAATCCCGTAGGCTGATCGTCCTCTCTCTCACCTGACCGATTATCTCCAAGCTATACCGACCATACCCACACTTCCAAAAAccgaagctgaagatggcTGACAAGAAGCGCCAGCTGCTTATTATCTCTAACCGGCTCCCCCTCTCACTTCAAAAGGTGGACGGCAAGTACGAGTCCACGCTCTCCAGTGGCGGCCTCGTCACCGCACTCTCAGGCGTTAGCAAGTCTACCAACGTGCGCTGGTTCGGCTGGCCGGGCTCGAACATCGAGGATCCCGAGGAGCGCAAGACCGCCAACGAGGCATTGGCCGAGAACAACGCGGTTGGGATCTTTTTAGATGAAGCGCTGGCACACAGCCATTATAATGTGTTTTCAAGTGTGTTTTCTCCCTCACACTCCTCCAGTTCTGGGGAAATGAGCAGAAATGTTAACCTGTCTAGACGGGATCGCCTGGCCGATCCTCCACTACCAATCCGGTGTCGACTTCAACGAGGACGCATGGAAATCATACAAGAAAGTCAACGAAATCTTCGCCGACTCTGTCGCCGAGTCGGCGTCCGATGGCGATTTGATCTGGATACATGATTATCACCTCCTTTTGCTTCCAGCGTACTTGCGCGACCGGCTCGAGAAGCAGGGCAAAAAGTGCCCCATCGGATTCACGCTGCACACGCCGTTCCCAGCAGAGGACTTCTGGCGCGCGCTGCCAGTGCAGAAGGAGTTGCTAGCTGGTGTGCTAGCCTGCGACCTCATCGGCTTCCACACGGACGAGTATAAGCGGAATTTTATCGAGTGCTGTTCGCGCGGGTTGGACGTCAGCGTCAAGGATGACAGTATTGTTTACCAGGGCCACACAGCGCGTACGGGCACGTTCGTCGTCGGCGTCGACCCGGCCAAGTTCACGGATGGGCTGCAGACTACCGAGGTGAAGAACCGCATCAAGGAACTTGAGGATGAGTACAAGCATAAGACCGTGATCCTGGGCGTGGATCGACTCGATTACACGAAAGGCCTTgtgcagaagctgcagggATACGACTACTTCCTACGGCAGCACCCAGAGCTCAAGAACAAGGTGAGGCTCATCCAGGTGGCCATTCCGAGCCGCGAGGATGTAAAAGAATACCaggagttggagagggagCTGAGTATGCTTGTGGGCAAGATTAATGGAGAACACTGTACGTACCGaacctttcctttccctcaGACCGTCCTTCGCTGCTTGCCGGAGATGGTGTACTGACAGTGATAGCGACGCCCGACGGCACCCCAATTATCTACCTGCACCACTCCGTCCCCTTCACTGACCTGACGGCACTCTACCGCATC
This genomic interval carries:
- a CDS encoding trehalose-6-phosphate synthase (transcript_id=CADANIAT00006408) → MADKKRQLLIISNRLPLSLQKVDGKYESTLSSGGLVTALSGVSKSTNVRWFGWPGSNIEDPEERKTANEALAENNAVGIFLDEALAHSHYNVFSNGIAWPILHYQSGVDFNEDAWKSYKKVNEIFADSVAESASDGDLIWIHDYHLLLLPAYLRDRLEKQGKKCPIGFTLHTPFPAEDFWRALPVQKELLAGVLACDLIGFHTDEYKRNFIECCSRGLDVSVKDDSIVYQGHTARTGTFVVGVDPAKFTDGLQTTEVKNRIKELEDEYKHKTVILGVDRLDYTKGLVQKLQGYDYFLRQHPELKNKVRLIQVAIPSREDVKEYQELERELSMLVGKINGEHSTPDGTPIIYLHHSVPFTDLTALYRIADICLITSRRDGMNLVAAEYVACQKDRFGVLVLSELAGAASFMSKGSITFNPSSAQQLADAVYKAATMSPEEKKQGYLQLEEFITNNTRYAPHLPTSSAQQLWYTDQ